From Mytilus trossulus isolate FHL-02 unplaced genomic scaffold, PNRI_Mtr1.1.1.hap1 h1tg000103l__unscaffolded, whole genome shotgun sequence, one genomic window encodes:
- the LOC134699952 gene encoding growth hormone secretagogue receptor type 1-like → MANESDLCHKWMMNLYLKQNVTLAEVNDRLLLRFLGGICFLSVLVVAGLIGNAHVLYIYYRKFRLTNYRIYVLWLAMLDMFNCGISAPCVIFYLLHPVTFPSEIFCKIFRFLLYFCNVASTASLIPIAIDRGRKILSPLKSQITTTQAKMMCMMSLFVGLVLSWPAPILFGIYSERTGIPGLKGQRCLIEDRYVKSKEVTVFNMVHFIYFFVVTALLTIVYSLISRQMCIHGSFRQSFQQSYADTDISKENAPRLTSIQRSTLTLLLVTLVYILSALAYHILALVFFSSPNFDCNLSLPGAIVYYTFIWSYFINSAINPFIYGFRDYTFRKEIKQLYNGL, encoded by the coding sequence ATGGCAAACGAAAGTGATCTCTGCCACAAATGGATGATGAACCTCTATTTGAAACAGAACGTAACACTAGCCGAAGTGAACGACAGACTACTTCTTCGTTTCCTAGGAGGAATAtgttttctttctgttttagtCGTTGCTGGTCTTATTGGAAATGCGCATGTACTGTACATCTACTACCGGAAGTTCCGTCTGACAAATTATCGAATTTACGTTCTATGGTTGGCGATGTTAGACATGTTTAACTGTGGGATTAGTGCTCCTTGTGTTATATTCTATTTGTTGCATCCCGTTACCTTCCCGTCAGAAATCTTCTGTAAGATCTTTCGGTTCTTGCTCTACTTTTGTAACGTTGCATCAACCGCTTCTCTTATTCCCATTGCAATTGACAGAGGAAGAAAAATCCTTTCGCCATTAAAATCCCAGATTACTACGACGCAAGCTAAGATGATGTGTATGATGAGTCTTTTCGTTGGATTGGTACTTTCCTGGCCGGCGCCTATTCTATTTGGAATATATTCTGAGCGGACCGGAATACCTGGACTAAAAGGACAACGTTGTTTAATCGAAGATAGATACGTCAAATCAAAAGAAGTCACAGTTTTCAATATGgtacatttcatatatttctttgtAGTTACGGCTTTACTGACCATTGTGTATTCATTAATCTCGCGTCAAATGTGCATCCACGGAAGTTTTCGGCAAAGTTTTCAACAGTCATATGCCGATACGGATATTTCAAAAGAGAACGCACCACGACTAACTAGTATACAAAGGTCAACATTAACATTACTACTTGTGACATTGGTTTATATACTAAGTGCTTTAGCATATCATATTTTAgcattggtatttttttcaagtccTAACTTCGATTGTAATTTGAGTCTGCCAGGTGCCATAGTATATTACACTTTTATTTGGTCTTATTTTATTAACAGTGCGATCAATCCTTTTATATACGGTTTTCGGGATTATACCTTCCGGAAGGAAATCAAACAGTTATACAATGgattgtaa
- the LOC134699970 gene encoding uncharacterized protein LOC134699970, with amino-acid sequence MSSLDEDDHAAIAKTYHSMDENGDGRVSMAEVKRASKRIGIDLSTDKLKQMMRDVDKNGDGYLDLSEFEKLITEYMRNDPNDIKTARKIFQAMDVDKDGKVTTSEIMKAMKVSKSDANDLLAEADSNKDGKMSFDEFVKVMKGQTG; translated from the exons ATGAGTTCTTTGGATGAAGACGATCATGCAG CTATCGCTAAAACATATCATTCCATGGATGAAAATGGCGACGGACGTGTTTCTATGGCGGAAGTGAAAAGAGCATCAAAAAGAATTGGCATCGATCTATCTACAGACAAATTAAAGCAGATGATGAGAGATGTTGATAAAAATG GAGATGGGTATCTGGACTTGAGTGAGTTTGAAAAGCTGATCACAGAATATATGAGGAATGACCCCAATGATATAAAGACAGCACGAAAAATATTCCAAGCCATGGATGTTGATAAAGATGGGAAAGTAACGACTTCAGAAATTATGAAGGCCATGAAAGTCTCTAAGTCAGATGCTAACGATCTCCTAGCGGAGGCAGATTCAAATAAAGACGGAAAAATGTCATTTGATG AATTTGTCAAAGTTATGAAAGGACAGACCGGATAA